The DNA window tatttttcagagGAGATGAAACGTCCCAGCAGAAATATCCCCTTAACTGTGATGACTGCTGTTCCTGCAGTAATTGTTTTTTATCTACTAGTGAACATCTCATATCTGACTGTCCTCACACCTAAGGAAATTGTCTCCTCAGGtatgtatttaatatttttttaattaaaaagaactGGCCCATTGACATATCCATCTGATGTCAATGCCCTGGGTTACTTCTGCTCACCTAACTTCCCAGTCCAGAAATTTGGGTTCATTTTCCTTTAACAGAgaattctttaattttattgtaTGACACAAATTGGATGAATGCAGGCAGATTGTTGAAATTGTTGGCTTTATCCTACACTGtctaaaaagaaatcagaagtgtattaaaacctgaaaaataaGGTGAAAGTCAGGTGCCAAGTATAGAGATgatctttgttttcctttgtttcataAAGAGATAGTTTTAATCCtatctcttccttctttctctgtctcattGAGTCTCAGACTAAAGCCATCACTCTTTAGGAGGTGGACAAGTCTGACATGTTCAAGAGTATAGAAAAGACTATGGACATAAAAATGTAGCCATTTTGGGTGTGTATTATTCATGATAAATACTGTGACTTCTCAGAAGAGTCTATACAAAATCCAGTGTGTATAAACCCTTTCTCAGATCCTGTATCAATAAACTGGCCATGTAAGGCTCCAAAGGGAACTATATTTCTCCTTGACTGTCCAAGCAGCACATTTAAAATTCCACGGTAATGACACTGAGCTGTCAGACCTTGCCTACAGGCCTGACAAAAACCATACCTCATTTGAATGgatcaatcttttttttttcctatgataAAAGCTCACTAATATAAATGAGAACAGTGTACCAGTCACTCAGTAACCTCATATTGTCGCTCAGCCACTGTCAGGCTGTCTGCTGGGAGAGTTGGATCATTTGTATGTTACAATGAAGGAGGCAGCAAATACCAGACTATCCATGaactgcagctgccagctggcATGACCAGCTTCATGCATACCAGGGGAACTGTGTTTACCTATGCCAGCTCAGAAGATAACCTTAAAATTAtagcactttttaaaatatttcttgttccttcactattttttttttttttttgagtttggGGGCACTGTTTTCTCCATCTCTAACTACTTCCTACACTGCACAGGACACTGCAAGACCCATGTTCCTCATGGCATTTGATTATAGACCCACTAAATATTGTTCTCACTACAATATCAGCTGTAGCTAATCTCCAAGCAATATTGAATACCTCTTGTTTAGAAACAATCTTTCACGTTTCCCAGTTCCACCCAAAGCAAAATCTCATTAATAGCACATTTGTTGACTCATCTCTGACTGTAGATGTGCTCTTGTTGGCAGTTTCCTGTAACAGCAGATTGTGTCAGCACCATGGTTATGTCAGGGATCaaggagttaattttctttccttgcccAGGTGTCTGTGCTTGTGATGAAGGATGTGAGATGTGACTCACTCCTGCTGGGCAGTCCATGACTGTGGTATTGGCCCCAGCAGGTTTCCCTGGCTTGCTCTGGCAGGCAGCACTCATTGCTGTCATCCTCCCAGGAAATGTTTAGTTCCTGAATGAAATACCTTTAGGATTGGATTAGTGTTTGACTACTGCAATGAAAAAGCAGGCATTGCTGGTAAATAATAGGTGCTTCTtgtattttaagtttttttcctgttgagtCTGTCACTTATTCAGAAGATGGTCTTTGTACTACACAAATTCTTTGCTTTCTTGCAGTTGCTGTGGCAGTCACCTGGGCTGATCGAGTGATCCCCTCTGTTGCCTGGATCATTCCTCTCTCTGTTGCTGTCTCAATATTTGGTGCCCTCAACTGCAGCATGTTCACACTCAGTCGATTAAGCTATGCTGGAAGTCAGTCAGGACATTTACCTCTTTTAATATCCATGCTTAATGTCCACTCCTGTACGCCAGCACCAGCCATGATTTTTTCAACCACCATTGCATCCATTTTTATCATCCCCTCTGACCTTATTATGCTAACAAATTACTTTGGATTTTCTGCCTGGCTCATGACTGGATTGACTTGTGCAAGCCTGATTGTACTTCGATACCGGGAACCTCATCTACACCGACCATACAAAGTAAATGGacctaaattaaaaatattttatatattattttttgaGTCCTGGGTAGCATGCAAAAGTTATAGAAGAAGTGCAAATCTAAAGTGGATAGtcacaaaattacaaataataaTCTCAATGCCTCATTTGAGCCTAATTTGAAAATTTTGCTTCACTgtaaaaagaagagaaacaaacagATGGTCTCTGCCCCAGAGAAGGTGAACACATGAGATGGTTCTTTGCAGAATGGGGGAGATGTGCAAACAATGTGGAACCATACCAGTGTggagcaataacaaaaacagtTTAGGACCCATTGCCCTTTAGTTCATTAAACTTCGATCTGCTCTCATCTTCCTTGACATAATCACAGGCATTAAAGATAGGTTGAATTTCTTCTTACTCCAGCAGTCAGAAAGCTTGGGTTAGAAGTGCATGTTCATTGTGAAAGCTTCCAGGCACCCAGCCCTGAGTGTCTTATAGGAACCCACATTATCATATGTGATAAAAATGGATTCCCAATACTGCCTGTCTCTCCCCCTTGACAAAAGAAGAAGcctaaacaaatattttttaaaagattccTCTCTTATAGGCAATTTGAGTCAGATGACTCTTGTCCTGGGTGAATTTATAGCAGCATGAGAGGTGGTACTGTACTGTGACAAACACATTGTTACTCTAATGAATGTGGCGGAAAAGTCAAGTTGGTTCGTTTATTTCCTAacccacttttttttcctttctcttacAGGTGTTTTTACCAGTTCCATTTATGATGGTGGCAATGTCTTTCTTCCTAGTTCTAGCTCCCATAGTCTGGTCTCCAAACATGCAATATGTTTACGCTTTCCTGTTTATGCTTGGAAGTTTCATTATTTATCTGCcttttatacattttaaattgcGTTTTCCATTTCTTGATAAAATTACTTGCCACCTACAGCTCCTGTTAGAAGTCTGTCCTGCTGATGGACCTGCTGAGGGCAAATGTGAATAATGGCAGATAGTTAATCTCAGTACAACTAAGAGCCAACAGAGGATTTTGTTTAACTGAGGCTATAAACAGTACAATTTAGATGTTGTGATGTGTGATACATAGGTGTGCATGCATGCATATACATTTATAGATGTATACACATATATTGCAAACATGCCCACACATGTATGTATgggcacagaatcacagaatgaactaggttggaaaagacctttgacaccatcaagtccaacctatgaccaaACACCTCCTCATCAAATAAATCATGGCATTAGTATAAGTTAATATGTATATGTttgtataaatacataaatatatatgtatactaTTTTAATATGTCCAAAGGATCTCTCATAAACTTGCAAAATCTGTAAaatgctctctgctgctcctgaaaACACAGTTAAAAGTTGCTTACAGTCTTGCAAAAATGGAAATAAGACTCAATCACACAAACACAAATAATTATCAGTATTATCATACAATAAGTGAATAAATACATAATAGcataattataaaaatacacTCACACTTTGAACTAAATTGTCTGGATTATTCTTAGTTTGCAGTAGCTCATTGATTAGAACTTTTGGTTTTAAAGactttatattttcttcatcTGCTACTTTTTTTggcattaatttatttttaataaaagactTTGAAGACTATCATAAAGTTGACTGATCATTTTAAATAGCAAGAAAATTGGACATGGTGCATCTTAGCTATTTTAGAACAACACAAAAATTCAAGGTGAAATCTTACAATGCATCAagacaataaaaattatttatcctTTTCATCACAGAAATAATAGCTAAAGATATGTAGATTCCTTTATTAAATCATTTACATCTTAGCATCAATATTACTTTATTCCTTGTTTTAGTTTTGGTGTTATTGAGaagtaaaagctttttttaGCCCCCTTCCCTCcatttaaattttgtttatgAAAACAAGATAActgaattcttttttcttcttataaTTGGGCCATATAAAGTTCATGGAATATttaatcttaaaaataaattaaaagtacACACAAACCATCATTTGGAGGTGATTATTAATATATGCTGCTATTTTTATAATTACAATAGAATTGCAAATATAAAGTGATTTTCCAAATCTGGCAATGAAAGATCAGCAACACAACCAGCAGATGGCCCCAGCTGATCACTCTCCACCGTGATCTCTCTGGTCTGATGGATGTTGTATTGGTGAAACTGTCTTACAGGGCACTGTATTATAACACAGTGGAATGAAAAAATCTTGCTATAATACTCGATTCACTAATGTATAACAATTTTGGAAATAACAATGACAAATAAAGAATTCTTCATAGCTACCCAAAGTCTAGGGTGGCCATCAATAAAACCAGGAATCAACTGAAGGTTTAAGAGGATTTGACTTTGCACTGGAATGAGCCcccaaattaaaacaaatatatgTAGCAAGCGGCTTTTCTCAAGGTGATAATGGACACAGAATGaaaatttgaagaaaacatTATACCTTTTAACAAGCTCTATGAAGAGAAGTTCATACAAATGAGGACTGCAATGTATACAGCTGAACTGGAGACTGGATTCTGCTGAATGCAAGAAAGGAATCAATGTTTAATTTCACTTAATAGTGCTATtggaaaaacatttctcttgCTGTTTAAATTCAAAACTTCATGAGACTCATCAACATTGTAGAGgagttatattttaaaaactgaattgtaaatggaagaaattaattGTACTGTGACTAAAGCATCCATCAGTGATTTGTAAATACAGGTGTGGCAATGCCACAGATTTTCAAATGAACTTTcaagtaatttatttaaatctatattttaatatgtaaaagaaaagtggaagttgtaaggaaaaaatgtttatgtaacaataataatatattGTACACCAAATTATTAGAAAAAGCAAGCATCGGGGGAAATTACTCACTTGGGTGTGTTATTTCCATGTTATTTCTTATCTTCTTAAATAGATAGTTTGTCAACTATCTATTTAATTCCCTAATGAGTTGGGTACCCACTGATAACATATGTCAGGGTATGTTTGTGTAATTGGAGCATGTATTTGTTAATGATACAAACTTCAAATATAAAGGTTTAGCAGTCAATCAGGGAACTCAAAAGTCCCAATGAAatttaatatgaaataaattgcttttatgTATCTTTCTGGAATATGAAGTagatagttttttttttaacaaaaatctAGGAAATGGCACATAAATGTACAAGATGAGAAGATTTAGAATAGATCAGAATTAAAAATGTCCATGCAAGTTTAAGCCCCTCTGCAAAGGCATCTTTCAATGGCCTTGCATTATTAGATCATAAACTGTTCTTTCTATATACCCTTACCTCATTTATTGGAATGAATGGATGGTGCCAAATAATTCACTATCATATTCTCCCCATTTCAGCATGtgatcttgcattttgtttatcACTCTATGCTCAAATGCTGCTCTTGACAGACATTGTTGATATCTTACAGACTTTTCTATGGTGTTCCTCATGTCAGCACCTAGGCCCTTCACAAACAACCACTAATTTCTCTGGACTGTTATGAGCTGTGTCAGTGGTATCATCTTTGCTTGCTGAAAGTAAGTTAAGCTGATGTGTAGGTTGCGCAAGAAATCAGTTTTGTGATGTTCCCTGAGATTAAATTACAACTGtgagattttttaaattccacAAATTAAGCATGAGGATTTAAAGTTTGGTATAGAAAATGGGGAATACagaattaatttcaattttcaaaaATTGTGATCTAAATTATTCCAGTATGTCCATGGAATTTTATAGAGAAAGATTAATGTGTATTCTGGGCAATACTTAATTCCTAAAGTGCTACATCATTCATTACATCAAATTCCTCCTCTTCTACAGTAAATGAGGGATTGGCCACCTCACATTTAGCATCTTCTTCAACACAAATGTTGACTTATTCCCAGATCCAAGAGAGACAggattttctgaaaaagaatGCTCATATTAAATGACCCCTGTTGGAAAGGGACTCACACACCTGAGCTGAATTAGCATCATAAAAAGCAATCCCAGATATGGTATTGCCCATCCCCTGAATTTGAGTCACTGATGTTCTCTTAATGCAGATTTTCTTTTGTCTGAGTGTTGCAGAATGCTAAATCACAAAGAGGCAAATACACTATTAAATGTATAAAGATTTCTTATTGTTGCTGGCTCATTCCACATCTCCAAGCAGTAAGCATAAAGGAATAGAATTCAAATTTATAACTCATGTTAGCTACTCTGGTCAAGAGCAAAtcaatattttaacattataGCTTGTTTCAGTTggtctcagctgctttcctacTTGAATATATCCCAGAAAATGCTGTATGGAAGTTGACTTTTATTACTAGACTATATCAGACatttattcacatttttaattttttttgtctttgactTCATAATTCTTTTTTGCTTATGCATGCTTGCATATTTCAGAACTTCAGCCTTAcaacaattaaataaattttttatcaATATTGTACTGACTGGTCCATTTTGACATTTAATCTCCCTATATGTTTTTCTAGATTTCTAACACAATATTTGTATGTATATTTGCACTgccgtttttttttttgatcctTTATCTTCTTAAAAAGACaatgtaaaatacaaaattactatcaatattataaaaaaaattacttgcaaTTATACATCATGCTTATTCCACATGTGCTGACTGCGTTACAAAAAATAAATCGCCCTGAGGCAAACCCCAGAAATtgtacaaagaaagaaaaaccccgGCAATTACTTGTTTTACTTTCCT is part of the Ammospiza nelsoni isolate bAmmNel1 chromosome 1, bAmmNel1.pri, whole genome shotgun sequence genome and encodes:
- the SLC7A13 gene encoding solute carrier family 7 member 13, yielding MGKEENNDPKDVQRKGKAKIQLKRNIGYFDGVSFIIGSIVGAGIFVSPTGVLKHSLLNVGVALTIWTASGLVSLMGALCYAELGTALPFSGGEYSHIKRGLGSLPAFVFIWTATFTKPASNAARALLFAEYATQPFYGICPAPDVLKKCLALAVLWSLGILNGLSVKMSAWVQTVFTLLKMMALSVIAVGGIVLLVTRQKESLARFEDMFSSEIPNASQIAEAFFQGLYAYGGWWSLNYMAEEMKRPSRNIPLTVMTAVPAVIVFYLLVNISYLTVLTPKEIVSSVAVAVTWADRVIPSVAWIIPLSVAVSIFGALNCSMFTLSRLSYAGSQSGHLPLLISMLNVHSCTPAPAMIFSTTIASIFIIPSDLIMLTNYFGFSAWLMTGLTCASLIVLRYREPHLHRPYKVFLPVPFMMVAMSFFLVLAPIVWSPNMQYVYAFLFMLGSFIIYLPFIHFKLRFPFLDKITCHLQLLLEVCPADGPAEGKCE